The following are encoded together in the Citrus sinensis cultivar Valencia sweet orange chromosome 1, DVS_A1.0, whole genome shotgun sequence genome:
- the LOC102629998 gene encoding uncharacterized protein LOC102629998, whose protein sequence is MAFVSFVGRVLFASIFLLSAWQEFNEFGVDGGPAAKSLEPKFHIFSKHVLSHTGVQVPDVEIKYLVAAAIALKGIGGLLFIFGSSFGAYLLLLHQALATPILYDFYNYDADKKEFGQIFIKFTQSLALLGALLFFIGMKNSMPRRQLKRKVPKTKTG, encoded by the exons atggcgTTCGTTTCATTCGTCGGGAGAGTCTTATTCGCGTCGATTTTTCTTCTATCCGCTTGGCAAGA GTTCAATGAATTTGGCGTCGACGGTGGGCCAGCAGCCAAGTCTTTGGAACCTAAATTCCACATCTTCTCAAAGCATGTGTTATCTCATACTGGGGTGCAAGTTCCAGATGTTGAA ATTAAGTATTTGGTTGCCGCTGCAATAGCCTTGAAGGGTATCGGTGGccttcttttcatctttgggAGTTCTTTTGGAGCTTATCTTTTG CTTCTGCACCAGGCACTTGCCACTCCTATATTGTATGACTTCTACAACTATGATGCTGACAAGAAGGAATTTGGCCAAATCTTCATTAAGTTTACCCAG AGCTTGGCGCTACTTGGGGCATTGCTTTTCTTCATTGGCATGAAGAACTCAATGCCAAGGAGACAACTCAAGAGAAAGGTTCCCAAAACCAAAACTGGTTGA
- the LOC102629724 gene encoding uncharacterized protein LOC102629724 encodes MGFFSFLGRVLFASLFILSAWQMFNDFGVDGGPAAKELIPKLAVAKKLISKLLGIAIPDVEVRHVVATNIFLKGVGGFLFVFGNSFGAFLLLVYVALSSPLLYDFYNYSPKHPEFTPLLNEFLQSIAIFGALLFFIGMKNSLPRRQHKKKAPKAKAN; translated from the exons ATGGGTTTCTTTTCGTTCCTCGGACGAGTCCTCTTCGCTTCTCTCTTCATTCTCTCCGCTTGGCAAAT GTTTAATGATTTTGGCGTTGATGGAGGGCCTGCAGCGAAGGAGTTGATACCTAAGCTTGCTGTTGCGAAGAAACTTATTTCTAAACTACTGGGGATAGCAATACCGGATGTAGAA GTTAGGCACGTAGTTGCCACAAATATCTTTCTGAAAGGAGTTGGAGGGTTTCTATTTGTATTTGGCAACTCCTTTGGAGCTTTCCTCCTG CTTGTCTATGTGGCGCTTAGCTCTCCACTTTTGTATGATTTCTACAACTACAGCCCCAAGCACCCTGAATTCACTCCTCTCTTAAACGAGTTCTTGCAG AGCATTGCTATCTTTGGTGCATTGCTTTTCTTTATTGGGATGAAGAACTCACTTCCACGGAGGCAACACAAGAAGAAGGCTCCCAAGGCAAAAGCAAATTAG